The bacterium genome window below encodes:
- a CDS encoding HAMP domain-containing histidine kinase, whose protein sequence is MPRASDITSLEEARDRIAALEARLDDQARARTELIHLVSHEFRTPITVISGFGRLLQNEGHGALNDEQRRFVAESLKACRRLDDFVGDLLEARTDPATPFAIEVAPTDLHEVIEAPLEALVPMLEERGIKVEMRLHAPDPVLPLDARRIEQVMTNLLTNAIRYGRSAGVIRVATETPTDGSGLTWVSVEDDGPGIPPEDRGRLFAPYVRGALAGEVRGLGIGLALCRRIIEAHRGQIHVEEGALGGARFVFGLPCASASPDSRSYASDASDASDASDASEARPEGETR, encoded by the coding sequence ATGCCCCGTGCCTCGGACATCACCTCCCTCGAGGAGGCCCGCGACAGGATCGCGGCGCTCGAGGCGCGGCTCGACGACCAGGCGCGAGCGCGAACGGAGTTGATCCATCTCGTGAGCCACGAGTTCCGGACGCCGATCACGGTGATCTCGGGGTTCGGTCGGTTGCTGCAGAACGAGGGGCATGGCGCACTCAACGACGAGCAGCGCCGCTTCGTCGCCGAGAGCCTGAAGGCCTGCCGACGCCTCGACGACTTCGTGGGCGACCTGCTCGAAGCGCGAACCGATCCGGCGACGCCCTTCGCGATCGAGGTCGCGCCCACGGATCTCCACGAGGTGATCGAGGCGCCCCTCGAGGCCCTGGTGCCGATGCTCGAGGAGCGGGGCATCAAGGTCGAGATGCGCCTGCATGCCCCGGATCCCGTGCTCCCCCTCGATGCGCGGCGCATCGAGCAGGTGATGACGAATCTGTTGACCAACGCGATCCGCTACGGCCGCTCCGCCGGCGTGATCCGGGTCGCGACCGAGACGCCCACCGACGGCAGCGGCCTCACCTGGGTGTCGGTCGAGGACGACGGGCCCGGGATCCCGCCCGAAGATCGCGGACGTCTCTTCGCGCCCTACGTCCGCGGCGCCCTCGCCGGCGAGGTCCGTGGCCTCGGCATCGGACTCGCCCTCTGCCGCCGGATCATCGAGGCCCACCGCGGCCAGATCCACGTCGAGGAAGGCGCGCTCGGCGGAGCGCGCTTCGTCTTCGGACTGCCCTGCGCGTCCGCTTCCCCCGATTCCCGGAGCTACGCCTCCGATGCCTCCGATGCCTCCGATGCCTCCGACGCCTCCGAGGCGCGACCGGAAGGAGAGACCCGATGA